The sequence below is a genomic window from Acidimicrobiia bacterium.
GGCGGAAGAATGATCTCTTCCTCGAAGTGTCTGGGTGCACGGCGGTGACCGTCCCGACCAGAGGGACGGGGTCTTCCCTCGCGGGTGGTCGGTTTCGAATCCCGCTTCTTCTCGGGCGTCGCCCGGACTCTTCGTACCTCGACCACGTCGCGACCGACTCGTCGGGTTGTAGTTTCCTCGACGGCTTTGTCGCCGACTCCGCGGCGAACCACTTGTGCCGACTTGCGGCGGAACCACGCCATGTGACTCGTTTCCTTCCAATCTTCAATACTCACGAGGCGAGCGTTCGAGTCCGGGTTCCGACCTCAGTCGAACGGCATTCCGTCCAACATTCCAGCCTGCTCTCTCGCTCGAGTGTTGTGAAGAGAGCGGCAATACACCTGTGCCCTGCCGCCTATCCGGGTAGTACGAGGGGATTCTGAGGTTCGTCCATCCTCGAGAGTGCCCGGATCGACGTGGAAAGACCTATCGAGAAGGTCGCGCCGGCAGACTCACGACCGCTCGCGGTCGCGCCACAAGGCTAGCAGCATCTGGCCGGACGACTAGCTATCCATTCCCAACCGGGGCTGCTCGGGCTCTTCCGGGTCGTAACAGTTGCGACACCGTGCCTCATACGCGTCCGTCGCTCCGAGCACGACCAGGTCGTCGGACTTGATGATCCGCTGCGTGAACGCCGCCGGGGCACCGCACCGGTGACACACGGCAAGCATCTTCGTCACGTACTCAGAGCGGGTGCAGAGCGTCGGGATCGGCTCGAAGGGGCGGCCCAGATAGTCGAGGTCGAGACCGGCAACAATCACCTGTTTGCCCGACCTGGCCAGCCGCTCCGTTACTTCGACGATCCGGTCGTCGAAGAACTGGCCTTCGTCGATGCCGACCACTTCGGTTGCATCATCAATCATTTTGAGGAGAGTGAAGGAATCCGGCACCGGCTCGGCGGTAACAGAAAGGAGACTGTGAGAAACGACTTCAGCTTCCGCAAATCGCGTATCCAGAGCGGGTTTGAAGGTCTGAACCGGCACCCGGGCGATCTTGGATCGGGTGACCCGTCGGATCAGTTCTTCGCTCTTCCCCGAGAACATCGGGCCACAGATGACCTCGATCCACCCCTGATCGCCTCGTCGGTACATGGGGGGGAAGCATAGCTTCCCGAGCCTCAGCGCCGCCCAGTCAAACGATGTAGGTCTCTCCCGGTACCGGCGAGCGGCGCCGCCAGATCGAATTGAGCAGACCCATCGCAAATGCGAACGTCAGCAGAGACGATCCACCGTAGCTCAAGAAGGGAAGGGGCAGTCCCGTCACCGGCATGATCTTCATCGTCATGCCTATGTTGACGAAGACCTGGAACATGATCATCGAGCCGATGCCGACGGCCATGAGGCTTCCAAAACGATCGCGGGCGGTAGCGGCGATCACGAACGCCCGCCACAACAAGATGACGAAGGCCGCGATGACGAGGGCCGAGCCCAGAAACCCGAGCTGCTCTCCCACCGCGGTGAAGATGAAGTCGGTTTCCTGCTCGGGAACGAATCGCAGATTCGTGAGGGCGCCGTCGAAAAGGCCTTTGCCCGTCAGCTGGCCTGATCCAATGGCGGTCACGCTCTGGGCCTGCTGGTAGGCAACGCCCAGCGGATCCGCGTCCGGATCGTAGAAAGCGGTCAATCGTTCCAGCTGGTATTCCTTGAGCAATCCCCGCTGGAACACAACCATGCCTCCGCCGACCGCTCCTGCTCCCAGGACGAGGAGCTGCTTCCAGGTCGCTCCCCCTGCAAACAGCATCACGAAAGTCATGAACGTGAAGACCAACATGGTTCCCAGGTCGGGCTGAAAGAAGATCAGGAGCGACGGAATCGCCACCAGGAAGAGCCCCTGGACCATCCGCTTCCACTGCATGCCTTCCTGTCTCGCAGGCGCCAGCACGGTCGCCAGCACAATGACCATTGTGATCTTGGCGAACTCGGAGGGCTGCACCTGGAAGATCCCCAGGTCGATCCACCTCTTCACGTTCTCCTGAGCCGGGATCAGCGGCGAGATCAGCAGCACGAGGGTCCCGAGTGTGCCGACGTAGATCCACGCCGCGAAGTTCCGGAACTCGCGGTAATCGATCAGCGAGCCGACCACGTACACCCCCACGGCCACGACGGCGAAGATGATCTGACGTTGCATCAACCTCCCGGGATCGAGGTTCTGAAGCTCGAGCTGCTCTCTCGTGCTCGCGTAGATCATCAACACGCCGACGGTCATCAGAGCCGCCATCACAATGAACGAGACAACGTCCGGTCCCGGTCGCTTGCGGTCCGCGACGATGCCCGGGCCGCCGGAGCTCGACGATTCGATGATGGCCATCAGCTTCCGCCCTCTTCGGCCGCGCGTGCGGCGGCCTCCTCAGGCGTCGCCGCTCCTCCGGGCCGAATCGAGGTAACCGGTTCGTTTGGCAGCAGGTACTGCATGATGTTCCGAGCAACCGGGGCAGCGACGGTCCCGGCGAGACCGCCGTCGACGATCATCACCGCGACGACATAACGGGGATCGTCGATGGGCGTCACGCCCACGAACCACGCCGTGTTGTCTTCGGAAACGTCCCGCTCGGAGGTCCCGGTCTTCCCGCCGGTCTGCCATGGATTCTGCATGACGCTGAATGCGGCGGCCGCCGTTCCACCGGCGTTCGTCACCCTCGTCAGGTCCTCCCTGATGAACCTCTCATGCTCCTCGGTGAACTCGATCGTGCGGGCAACCCGGCGACCGACGTCGAGCACCATGCGTCCGTCTACCGAGGTGATACGGTCGACGACGTGCGGCTCGAGGACATTGCCGCCGTTGACGAGCGCAGCAAAGGCGACTGCCATCTGAAGGGGTGTTGCCAGAACGTCCCCCTGCCCGATGGCGATGCCCATGATGTCGCCGCCTCGCCAGATCGCCTCCGTGAACCGGTCGGGAGACAGCAGAAGGCTCCCTCGTGGAGACTCGGCCCACTCCTCGTACAGCTGTCGGTCGGGTATGCGACCACTGTTTTCGAAGGGCAGATCGATGCCGGTCTTTTCGCCCAAGCTGAGCAGGCGAGCCCACCGCTGGAGGATGTCCTCGTTCTCCGGATCGTTCTTGTACTCGCGCCAGATGGTGAGAGCCACCTGCCAGAAGTAGACGTTGCAGGATCGACCGAGAGCGGTGTGAAGGTCGGTCGTACCATGCCCGGCGTCCGTGAAGGCGAGTTGTCCGCCCTCGTTGTCGTCGATGCCGAGATCCAACTCGCCCTCACAGTTGATCGTCCCCGAAGGTGTCGTGAGACCCCGGGGGTAGAGCCCCTCATTGATCGCAGCCGCCCAGGTGATCGCCTTGAAGGTCGACCCGGGCGGGTACGCCCCCTGGATGGCGAGATTGGTGAACACGTTCCGTTCGAGAAGCTCCTCGAACTGGGTTTGGCTGACTCCGTCGACGAAGAGGGCCGGGTCGAAATCGGGGTACGAATAGAGAGCCAGCACAGAGCCATCGGTGACATCCATCACGACCGCCGCTGCCAGATCGGGGTGACCCTCTTCGAGTTCTCTGGAGAGCTCCATCGCCTCGCTCACGGCGAACTCGACCTGTCGCTGGAGACCTGAATCGAGGGTGAGATGAACGGTGTCACCCTGCACGGCCGGCAGCTCCTCTTCGAGTCCGAGTGGATCACCCTGGGGGTCGACCCTGTACAACAAGGTCCCCCGCTCGCCCTGGAGGTATTCGTCGTAGAATTTCTCAACCCCGAATTTTCCGATTGTGCCGCTCGGGTCGAGTTCCGGCCCGGCAGACGCAACGTCCTCCGGACTGGGTCGGCCGATGTGCCCGACCACGTGAGCGAGGAGGGGCCCTTCGGGGTAGACCCGGATGGGGCGGTCCTGGATCAGCACACCCGGGAAATCCTGCGAGTTCTTCAGAACGTACGACATCTGGGCGGGCGTGACGATCCCCATCGGGACCTCGACCACAGGGCCCGCCTGCTCGAACATCGCTCGGACCTCTATGGCGGGCAGGTCGAACAGGGCGCTGATCTGCTGGATCAGGGCTTCCTCTTCTTCCTCGGTCACGGCAGTCCGCTGGACGATCATCTCCGGAACGATGCGACTGGTTGCCAGCAGCACTCCCCGGGAGTCCCGGATCTCGCCGCGAGCTGCCGTCGTACGCTCGGCGTCGAGTTGCTGCCTGCTTGCCTCCTCCTCGTACACCGTTCCGCTGGCAACCTGTACGAACCAGAGCCGAGTGAAGAGAAGCGAGAACAACACAACGAAGGCCATTCCCAGCAACGCCAGCCTCCTGGCGAAGTTCACAGTCCTCTGCTCCGTTGCTTGCCCTCAACCGCACGGGCCACGAGCGGCTGCACGAGGAAGGCGAGTAGGAAGTTGTATCCGGGTACGAGCATGATCCGCCGCAGAGCGTCAGGTTCGGTCAAAGTCGCCTGCCCGAACAGCGTACCTACGACGGCGAGCAATATGACACCGGCGAAACTCAATACCAGGACGACGAGCGCTCCGGATAAGAGCCCCAGATCCAATCGAGACCTCGCCCTGACCGCCATGTACGCAACGAGTGTCAGGGTCAGGGCCCGCCAACCGAGCAAGCTCGAAGCGAGGAGGTCGACGAGCACCCCTCCGGTGAAGCCGACGAGGAGTGCCGCGTCGTCGTCCAGGCGGCGGGCCACCACGATCGTCACGACCATCACCAGATCGGGAGCCACCCGGAAGGGTCTGATCCCGCCGACCGAGAACAATGTGGTCTGGACCAGCACAGCCGCCAGGATCAGTAGTAGGGAAACGGATCGGGTTCTCATGAGCCTCCGTCGACGGTGGAACCCGTCGTGTCCGTCTCGTCCGGGATCGTCGTGTCTGACGGCTCATCGACC
It includes:
- the rodA gene encoding rod shape-determining protein RodA, which produces MAIIESSSSGGPGIVADRKRPGPDVVSFIVMAALMTVGVLMIYASTREQLELQNLDPGRLMQRQIIFAVVAVGVYVVGSLIDYREFRNFAAWIYVGTLGTLVLLISPLIPAQENVKRWIDLGIFQVQPSEFAKITMVIVLATVLAPARQEGMQWKRMVQGLFLVAIPSLLIFFQPDLGTMLVFTFMTFVMLFAGGATWKQLLVLGAGAVGGGMVVFQRGLLKEYQLERLTAFYDPDADPLGVAYQQAQSVTAIGSGQLTGKGLFDGALTNLRFVPEQETDFIFTAVGEQLGFLGSALVIAAFVILLWRAFVIAATARDRFGSLMAVGIGSMIMFQVFVNIGMTMKIMPVTGLPLPFLSYGGSSLLTFAFAMGLLNSIWRRRSPVPGETYIV
- a CDS encoding thymidine kinase, with the translated sequence MYRRGDQGWIEVICGPMFSGKSEELIRRVTRSKIARVPVQTFKPALDTRFAEAEVVSHSLLSVTAEPVPDSFTLLKMIDDATEVVGIDEGQFFDDRIVEVTERLARSGKQVIVAGLDLDYLGRPFEPIPTLCTRSEYVTKMLAVCHRCGAPAAFTQRIIKSDDLVVLGATDAYEARCRNCYDPEEPEQPRLGMDS
- the mreD gene encoding rod shape-determining protein MreD — encoded protein: MRTRSVSLLLILAAVLVQTTLFSVGGIRPFRVAPDLVMVVTIVVARRLDDDAALLVGFTGGVLVDLLASSLLGWRALTLTLVAYMAVRARSRLDLGLLSGALVVLVLSFAGVILLAVVGTLFGQATLTEPDALRRIMLVPGYNFLLAFLVQPLVARAVEGKQRSRGL
- a CDS encoding penicillin-binding transpeptidase domain-containing protein, coding for MNFARRLALLGMAFVVLFSLLFTRLWFVQVASGTVYEEEASRQQLDAERTTAARGEIRDSRGVLLATSRIVPEMIVQRTAVTEEEEEALIQQISALFDLPAIEVRAMFEQAGPVVEVPMGIVTPAQMSYVLKNSQDFPGVLIQDRPIRVYPEGPLLAHVVGHIGRPSPEDVASAGPELDPSGTIGKFGVEKFYDEYLQGERGTLLYRVDPQGDPLGLEEELPAVQGDTVHLTLDSGLQRQVEFAVSEAMELSRELEEGHPDLAAAVVMDVTDGSVLALYSYPDFDPALFVDGVSQTQFEELLERNVFTNLAIQGAYPPGSTFKAITWAAAINEGLYPRGLTTPSGTINCEGELDLGIDDNEGGQLAFTDAGHGTTDLHTALGRSCNVYFWQVALTIWREYKNDPENEDILQRWARLLSLGEKTGIDLPFENSGRIPDRQLYEEWAESPRGSLLLSPDRFTEAIWRGGDIMGIAIGQGDVLATPLQMAVAFAALVNGGNVLEPHVVDRITSVDGRMVLDVGRRVARTIEFTEEHERFIREDLTRVTNAGGTAAAAFSVMQNPWQTGGKTGTSERDVSEDNTAWFVGVTPIDDPRYVVAVMIVDGGLAGTVAAPVARNIMQYLLPNEPVTSIRPGGAATPEEAAARAAEEGGS